The following are encoded in a window of Chionomys nivalis chromosome X, mChiNiv1.1, whole genome shotgun sequence genomic DNA:
- the LOC130868360 gene encoding putative protein FAM47D, with protein MGDQRLPENQSGQVPRYKHVLKHKKEQMTFPPFIEGHHRLFSQAKLEDFTRDYESREEILSGTIQGTFLPRISDEAPNNATNKSQRKLAQDLGLIYSMSVDQQGSRRNQHKLDHLSQMEDDVENHFINLLQIPKRDWNLNKTPHLENQRNSNKNSKHGKYLHGNFNQETPEKFQSCQKNFLPGNTSTNQNLLDSLNNRYTQRGGDDIYELDDTLEKLDVVQQFTMDNVYQPTCEESSDKNICPLPSKLKYFRGLSKEKVIRFSKEAKIFEMKLQKSHDCCTSTKDQLKYGLSCQKPKQLKALPSKEPINDHKGFLEVQGRSFCKPDVLENLYGTIAFKDFIVHKGYDMPIILKKFFMKKGWNYNSVNTPIPSILKNHELIMQKQDDEDEEEWEGN; from the coding sequence ATGGGGGACCAGAGGCTGCCAGAGAATCAGTCTGGTCAGGTACCCAGATACAAGCATGTCTTGAAGCACAAAAAGGAACAGATGACATTTCCTCCTTTCATTGAGGGCCATCACCGGCTGTTTTCTCAAGCAAAGCTTGAAGACTTTACTAGAGACTATGAGTCACGTGAAGAGATACTGTCAGGAACAATCCAGGGtacctttcttcccagaatttctgATGAAGCACCCAATAATGCCACCAATAAGAGCCAGAGAAAGCTGGCCCAGGATTTGGGACTGATTTATTCAATGTCAGTGGATCAGCAAGGAAGTAGAAGGAACCAACACAAGCTGGATCATTTGTCTCAGATGGAAGATGATGTTGAAAACCACTTCATAAATTTGCTGCAGATTCCAAAACGTGACTGGAATCTGAATAAGACACCTCACTTAGAAAATCAAAGGAACTCAAATAAGAACAGCAAACATGGGAAATACCTTCACGGAAATTTCAACCAGGAAACTCCTGAGAAATTCCAGTCATGTCAAAAAAATTTTCTTCCTGGTAACACATCCACAAATCAAAATTTGCTTGACTCTCTTAATAATAGATACACACAAAGAGGAGGTGATGATATCTATGAATTGGATGACACATTGGAAAAATTGGATGTGGTGCAACAATTTACCATGGACAATGTTTATCAGCCAACATGTGAGGAATCCTCAGACAAGAATATCTGTCCTCTTCCTTCCAAGCTCAAGTACTTCAGAGGGTTAAGCAAAGAAAAAGTCATCAGATTCTCCAAAGAGGCAAAAATATTTGAGATGAAACTCCAAAAATCACATGATTGTTGTACATCCACCAAGGATCAGTTAAAATATGGGTTATCATGTCAGAAACCcaagcagttaaaagcactaCCTAGTAAAGAGCCTATAAATGACCATAAGGGCTTCCTAGAGGTTCAAGGTAGAAGCTTTTGCAAACCAGATGTACTTGAAAATCTCTATGGGACAATTGCCTTTAAGGATTTCATTGTACACAAGGGCTATGATATGCCAATCATACTAAAGAAATTTTTTATGAAGAAAGGATGGAATTACAACTCTGTTAATACTCCTATACCAAGCATATTAAAAAATCATGAACTGATAATGCAAAAACAGGAtgatgaagatgaggaagaatGGGAAGGAAATTGA